The proteins below are encoded in one region of Ferroplasma acidiphilum:
- a CDS encoding adenylosuccinate synthase, with amino-acid sequence MISVILGLQFGDEGKGKITDFVSRDYDEVVRFNGGSNAGHTVVIKGEKFKFHLVPSGAMQSNKVILGNGMVIDPEELVSELDLLKKSKKDIEIKISAGAHIVTKMHKCLDKKEEEIRSKLNIGTTSQGIGPTYEDKYARTGIRFIDLSNPEIIEDKIETIYNMKKQLLKGSIFENPEERAKMVKDLCGFGNSIMQYMDYTENVINNDYRLGKNILFEGAQGGMLDIDFGIYPFVTSSNTLAGALSTGSGFSFRKVDRVIGVFKAYTSKVGSGPFPSEIIGDSTLRDLGSEYGTTTGRPRRVGWLDLPLLKYTIMMNDVDSLAITKVDILGKMKTIKIATNYTIDGKEIDYFPRRLEDFEKLHVDYVELPGWGDIENPDDIIANGYQALPQNMKKYIEFIEEKTGKTIDIISLGEDRRMTITKQIFN; translated from the coding sequence GTGATTTCAGTTATTCTTGGTTTGCAGTTTGGTGATGAGGGGAAGGGTAAAATTACTGATTTTGTCAGCAGAGATTATGATGAAGTTGTACGTTTTAATGGCGGCAGCAACGCAGGGCATACGGTTGTCATAAAGGGTGAAAAATTTAAATTCCATCTCGTCCCATCGGGGGCAATGCAGAGCAATAAAGTCATACTTGGAAATGGAATGGTCATAGATCCGGAAGAACTTGTATCCGAACTGGACCTGCTTAAAAAATCCAAGAAAGATATAGAAATAAAAATCAGTGCAGGCGCACACATAGTTACCAAAATGCATAAATGCCTTGACAAGAAAGAGGAAGAAATCAGGTCTAAATTAAATATAGGCACAACGTCCCAGGGCATCGGCCCCACATACGAGGATAAGTATGCAAGAACCGGAATACGCTTTATAGACCTGTCGAATCCAGAAATTATTGAAGACAAAATTGAAACAATATACAATATGAAGAAACAACTGTTAAAGGGCAGCATATTTGAAAATCCTGAAGAAAGGGCTAAAATGGTTAAAGACCTTTGTGGTTTTGGCAATTCAATCATGCAATATATGGATTATACAGAGAATGTTATAAACAACGATTACCGCCTTGGCAAAAATATACTTTTTGAGGGTGCCCAGGGGGGAATGCTGGATATAGATTTTGGGATCTATCCATTTGTCACATCTTCAAACACGCTTGCAGGAGCACTATCAACCGGGTCTGGATTCTCTTTCAGAAAGGTTGACCGTGTTATCGGAGTTTTCAAGGCCTATACATCCAAGGTTGGTTCAGGGCCATTCCCCTCGGAAATAATAGGGGACAGCACATTGAGGGATTTAGGCAGTGAATACGGTACAACTACAGGCAGGCCAAGGAGAGTCGGCTGGCTTGACCTCCCATTGTTAAAGTATACCATAATGATGAACGATGTTGACTCTTTAGCCATTACAAAGGTAGACATACTGGGGAAAATGAAAACAATAAAGATAGCAACAAACTATACAATAGATGGCAAGGAAATTGACTATTTTCCGAGAAGGCTGGAGGATTTTGAGAAGTTGCATGTTGATTATGTGGAGTTACCCGGTTGGGGCGACATAGAAAACCCTGATGATATAATTGCAAACGGATACCAGGCACTTCCCCAGAATATGAAAAAATATATTGAGTTCATTGAGGAAAAAACAGGTAAAACCATTGATATTATATCACTTGGGGAAGACCGCAGGATGACAATAACAAAACAAATATTTAATTAA
- the psmA gene encoding archaeal proteasome endopeptidase complex subunit alpha gives MQQGQMAYDRAITVFSPDGRLFQVEYAREAVKKGSTALGIKFKDGVLLLSEKKARSRLVEKNSLEKIQLVDDNVATVTSGLVADARVLIDFARVGAQQEKVTYGSLTNIENLVKKVADQMQQYTQFGGVRPYGVSIIFAGTDTIGPRLFDCDPAGTINEYKSVAIGAGKDAVTDYIEKEYKDDMSLEDTIKLGVAALKSALADASSMKEPEIASIKVGETFHVYTNEEVSKYLN, from the coding sequence ATGCAACAGGGTCAAATGGCTTATGACAGAGCAATAACAGTATTTTCTCCTGATGGGAGATTATTTCAGGTCGAGTATGCAAGAGAAGCAGTAAAGAAAGGTTCAACAGCCCTTGGTATAAAATTCAAGGACGGCGTATTGCTTTTATCAGAAAAGAAGGCAAGAAGCAGGCTTGTAGAGAAGAATTCATTGGAAAAAATTCAGCTTGTAGATGACAATGTTGCAACTGTAACATCGGGTTTAGTTGCTGATGCAAGGGTGCTTATAGATTTTGCAAGGGTTGGAGCACAGCAGGAAAAGGTAACATATGGCTCACTCACAAATATAGAAAACCTTGTGAAAAAAGTGGCCGACCAGATGCAGCAGTACACACAATTTGGAGGCGTCAGGCCGTACGGAGTATCTATCATATTTGCTGGTACAGACACAATAGGCCCGAGGTTATTTGATTGTGACCCCGCTGGAACAATAAATGAATATAAATCAGTGGCTATTGGTGCAGGGAAGGATGCAGTTACCGATTATATTGAGAAGGAATACAAGGACGACATGAGCCTTGAAGACACAATAAAACTTGGAGTAGCAGCCCTTAAATCAGCACTTGCAGATGCAAGCTCAATGAAAGAGCCTGAAATCGCTTCAATAAAAGTTGGTGAGACTTTCCACGTTTATACAAATGAGGAAGTGTCAAAATACCTTAACTAA